The Ornithinibacillus sp. 4-3 region TGCCAAATGCAATATATTCTCCCTCTTTAATACCAAGTTGCTGTAATCCGCTCCATTTATCAATGCCTTTAGGACTTATATCTAAAACACCTTCACCTCTGTGAGTATGGACAACAATCTCCATCTTCTTAAGCTTTTCTTCAACTTCTTTCATATTGGATGAAGTGAGCATTAAAATTTTAATAAAGGACTGTAGTTGATCTAATGGTACATTTTTAGCACGTTTTTGTGGATCAAGACTATTAAAAATAGGGTGTGTGTCCGATCCTGTATAAGAATAATTCCAATCACTATCTATTAAATAGGATACATGGTAAGTATCAATTAATTGAATAATCTCCTTAAGCGTATCATGTTGGAAATTTACTGTTGATATGATATTTCCATGGTTTGCAACCATGGAACCATTGCCACCAATCATTGGATATTTATGAAAACGCTCATGTAGAACAGGAAGTAAATCCCGTATTGACCTAGCTGATGCAAAAATAACTTTATGTCCTTCTTGATCTACCAATCTCT contains the following coding sequences:
- a CDS encoding HAD-IIB family hydrolase, which produces MNFVFDLDGTICFNGQPISEKLLNALERLVDQEGHKVIFASARSIRDLLPVLHERFHKYPMIGGNGSMVANHGNIISTVNFQHDTLKEIIQLIDTYHVSYLIDSDWNYSYTGSDTHPIFNSLDPQKRAKNVPLDQLQSFIKILMLTSSNMKEVEEKLKKMEIVVHTHRGEGVLDISPKGIDKWSGLQQLGIKEGEYIAFGNDINDISMFQHALHSVMIGENLQLSPFASENVILSEDVENIIVEKLEELGTMYRTNIDNRSTV